The Brassica napus cultivar Da-Ae chromosome C7, Da-Ae, whole genome shotgun sequence genome has a segment encoding these proteins:
- the LOC106407451 gene encoding pollen-specific leucine-rich repeat extensin-like protein 2 produces MYTSGSSNPAPRNCPPNEIHPPPPPYMYPPSPASSQQYHSHLPPVSMLPPPPPLPPGATPPSQAFPNPFHPPPSFLPLSFPLKSLEPPGMPLPPPPSSSPLFADTACANPESASHVSVSLNGRALDLEQPVVEDAGSSSPHEKKAEHGSPLYDDPDIEMEDDITLPESSYPSQPLNYGSETNTLTGATLPVSKSDTQIHQDVDDGSTQASSSPYSGRAKIVPVGDMYDPFVDSFEPASVKLDCLQEHEPVSDSYTVPKASISSNTPLNLEENNQGVVDKQAPSESDMTARVSVSSNKPPDVEEHTTGNDIGAVVSQDNDEFGENAGEGNSHETLTPNSNNENPKATNTAREGDITRKKSRGDAKEKHSSRSMKLFKVALTKFVKELLKPSWRQGNMSKEAFKTIVKRAVDKVSNSMEGRPVPKSKAKIDKYIDSSRDKLTKLVMGYVDKYVKA; encoded by the exons ATGTACACTAGTGGAAGCTCTAATCCTGCGCCACGAAACTGCCCTCCTAACGAGATCCATCCGCCTCCTCCTCCCTATATGTATCCGCCGTCTCCTGCTTCCTCACAGCAGTATCACTCTCATCTTCCACCTGTTTCAATGCTGCCGCCTCCACCACCGTTACCTCCTGGTGCCACGCCACCCTCACAAGCATTCCCTAATCCGTTTCATCCTCCACCAAGCTTCCTCCCACTTTCTTTTCCCCTGAAGAGTTTGGAACCTCCTGGGAtgcctcttcctcctcctccatctTCATCCCCACTCTTTGCAGACACCGCTTGTGCTAACCCTGAATCTGCAAGCCATGTAAGCGTGTCTTTAAATGGCAGAGCTCTTGACCTTGAACAACCTGTTGTTGAAGACGCTGGATCTTCTTCACCACATGAGAAGAAGGCAGAGCATGGCTCTCCTTTATATGATGATCCTGACATTGAGATGGAAG ATGATATCACTCTGCCTGAGAGTAGTTACCCAAGCCAACCTCTCAACTACGGTTCTGAAACCAATACTCTCACAGGCGCAACGCTTCCTGTTTCAAAGTCAGATACTCAAATACACCAAGATGTAGATGATGGTTCTACACAAGCTTCTTCCTCGCCTTACTCCGGAAGAGCCAAGATTGTTCCCGTCGGTGACATGTATGATCCTTTCGTAGACAGCTTTGAACCAGCATCTGTTAAACTAGATTGCCTTCAGGAGCATGAACCAGTCAGCGACTCTTACACTGTACCCAAGGCGAGCATTTCCTCAAACACCCCACTCAATTTGGAAGAAAACAACCAAGGTGTTGTTGATAAACAAGCTCCAAGTGAGTCAGACATGACAGCTCGTGTCAGTGTTTCCTCAAACAAACCACCTGACGTGGAAGAACACACCACGGGAAACGATATCGGAGCAGTGGTCTCTCAAGATAACGATGAGTTTGGTGAGAATGCAGGAGAAGGTAACAGCCATGAGACCCTGACTCCAAACTCCAACAACGAGAATCCAAAGGCGACTAACACTGCACGCGAAGGTGATATCACGAGGAAAAAGTCTCGAGGGGATGCAAAGGAGAAACACTCATCGAGGTCCATGAAGCTTTTCAAGGTGGCGCTAACGAAGTTCGTGAAGGAGCTTCTGAAACCTTCGTGGAGGCAAGGGAATATGAGCAAAGAGGCGTTCAAGACTATTGTGAAGAGAGCCGTGGATAAAGTCTCCAACTCAATGGAAGGTCGTCCTGTGCCCAAGTCAAAAGCTAAGATCGATAAGTACATTGACAGTTCACGGGACAAGCTGACCAAACTCGTCATg GGCTATGTAGATAAGTATGTGAAAGCGTAG
- the LOC106410619 gene encoding COBRA-like protein 5: MESLFSAMIVLLLASFSCFTSSEALTSSNGNITIKWDLMNWTPDGYVAVVSAYNYQKQRSIPSPGWKMSWRWTRKEVIWSMVGARTTKQGDCSMFKGNSPHSCINKPTVVDLPPKTPYNQQIANCCKGGVLKPGLESAFQISVGKAGTTVKTVRMPVNFMFTAPKQQYLCGPTKNVRPTTFISADKRRMTRALMTWNIICVFNKAT, from the exons ATGGAGTCTCTCTTCTCTGCCATGATCGTTCTGCTCCTCGCTTCCTTTTCATGCTTCACTTCTTCAG AAGCTCTCACAAGCAGCAACGGAAACATCACAATCAAATGGGATCTCATGAACTGGACACCTGATGGCTACGTA GCTGTGGTTTCAGCCTACAATTACCAGAAACAACGCTCAATTCCTTCACCGGGATGGAAAATGAGCTGGAGATGGACCAGAAAAGAGGTGATCTGGAGCATGGTCGGTGCACGAACCACAAAGCAAGGAGATTGTTCCATGTTCAAAGGAAACAGCCCTCATTCCTGCATAAATAAACCAACAGTTGTAGACTTGCCTCCTAAAACTCCCTACAACCAGCAGATTGCTAACTGCTGCAAAGGCGGTGTCTTGAAACCCGGTTTAGAAAGTGCATTTCAGATATCCGTTGGTAAAGCTGGTACAACGGTTAAGACTGTTAGGATGCCGGTAAACTTCATGTTCACAGCACCTAAACAACAGTATCTTTGTGGACCTACTAAGAACGTTAGACCCACGACGTTTATAAGCGCTGACAAAAGGAGAATGACTAGAGCACTGA TGACCTGGAACATTATTTGCGTCTTCAACAAGGCAACATGA
- the LOC106410620 gene encoding cleavage stimulation factor subunit 50: MENSGSLEQALQEGNILRQLNALIVAHLRHHNLSQVASDVASATMTPLNVEVSPTRLLELVAKGLAAENNGSLRGVSSSVLLPTSYGSVTNPRTASIDFSATHVKGSSKTLPKHESKQLSEHKSVVRCARFSSDGMFFATGGADTSIKLFEVPKVKQMLSGDTQARPLIRSFYDHAEPINDLDFHARSTILVSSAKDNCIKFFDFSKTTAKRAFKVFQDTHNVRSVSFHPSGEFLLAGTDHAVPHLYDVNTYQCFLPSTFPDSGVNGAINQVRYSSTGSVYVTASKDGSIRLFDGVSAKCVRSISSAHGKSEVTSAVFTRDQRFVLSSGKDSTVKLWEIASGRMVKEYLGAKRLKLRSQAIFNDTEEFVISIDEGNNEVVTWDARTAEKVAKWPSNHNGVPRWVEHSPVESVFVTCGTTDRSVRFWKESV, from the exons ATGGAGAATAGTGGCAGTTTAGAGCAAGCTCTGCAAGAGGGAAACATCTTGAGGCAGCTCAATGCCCTTATCGTGGCTCATCTCCGTCACCATAATCTCTCACAG GTTGCAAGTGATGTTGCTTCAGCCACCATGACACCATTGAATGTTGAGGTTTCTCCAACCCGTCTTCTGGAGCTTGTTGCAAAG GGTCTTGCAGCGGAGAACAACGGGTCACTGAGAGGTGTTTCTTCATCAGTCTTGTTACCCACTTCTTATGGATCAGTCACTAATCCTCGCACAGCTTCTATTGACTTCAG TGCTACTCATGTAAAGGGCTCTTCAAAAACTCTCCCAAAGCATGAATCAAAGCAGCTATCAGAGCACAAG AGCGTCGTCAGGTGTGCAAGATTTAGTTCTGATGGAATGTTTTTTGCAACCGGCGGTGCAGACACATCTATTAAGCTCTTTGAG GTGCCAAAAGTAAAGCAGATGCTTTCAGGAGATACTCAAGCTCGACCATTAATACGAAGTTTTTATGATCATGCTGAA CCAATAAACGATCTTGATTTCCACGCTCGGAGCACAATCCTAGTATCCAGTGCCAAAGACAACTGTATAAA GTTCTTCGACTTCTCTAAAACAACAGCTAAACGAGCATTTAAAGTTTTTCAG GATACACATAACGTGCGCTCTGTGTCTTTCCATCCTTCTGGAGAGTTTCTTCTTGCAG GAACTGATCATGCGGTTCCACATCTGTACGATGTAAACACTTATCAATGCTTCCTTCCTTCAACTTTCCCAGACAGTGGAGTAAATGGAGCCATTAATCAG GTGCGGTATTCTTCAACTGGATCCGTCTACGTTACAGCCTCAAAGGATGGATCTATTCGACTCTTTGATGGGGTAAGCGCAAAGTGTGTACGCTCCATTAGCAGTGCACATGGAAAATCAGAGGTCACTAGTGCTGTATTCACCAGAGATCAAAG GTTTGTTCTCTCGTCTGGTAAGGATTCTACGGTTAAGCTATGGGAAATAGCTTCTGGTCGAATGGTCAAGGAGTACCTCGGAGCAAAGAGGTTAAAACTGCGGTCTCAG GCAATCTTTAATGACACGGAAGAGTTTGTAATCTCCATAGATGAAGGAAACAATGAGGTCGTTACGTGGGATGCGAGAACAGCAGAGAAAGTGGCAAAGTGGCCTTCAAACCATAACGGTGTACCGCGGTGGGTCGAGCACTCACCGGTTGAATCAGTCTTTGTTACTTGTGGAACCACAGATAGATCAGTTCGGTTCTGGAAGGAATCCGTGTAG
- the LOC106410618 gene encoding pentatricopeptide repeat-containing protein PNM1, mitochondrial-like has translation MPPPLPSLQLRRLLLRTFTTPLQSRSRIIPPTTSFPHPPPPRFPLFPSRLFSSETNASDPQTPDPTQIALSFSKELTGTPEADPQSISQRFHLSFSHITPTRDLILQTLNLSPEAGRAALGFNDWLDSNAAFSHDDETVSLFVDYFGRRKDFKGMQEIIAKYKGVAGAKTLDSAVDRLARAGRAKQAVEFFERMEIDYGLKRDRESLTLVVKKLCEKGHASFAEKMVKSTANEIFPDEKICDLLISGWCAAEKLDEATRFAGEMARGGFEIGTLAYNVILDCVCKLCRKKDPFRLQSEVEKVLLEMETRGVPRNTKTFNVLINNLSKIRRTEEAMELFGRMSEWGCQPDAETYLVLIRSLYQAARIGEGDEMIDKMKSAGYGKALDKKEYYGFLKILCGIERLEHAMSVFKNMKADGCKPGIKTYDLLMGKMCANNQLTRANGLYKEAARRGVAVSPKEYRVDPRFLKKKSKEVDSNVKKRETLPEKTARKRRRLKQINMSFVKKPHNKMRRRM, from the coding sequence ATGCCGCCGCCGTTACCGTCTCTGCAACTCCGGCGACTCCTCCTCCGCACCTTCACCACTCCTCTCCAATCACGCTCCCGCATCATCCCCCCCACCACGTCATTTCCCCACCCTCCCCCTCCCAGGTTCCCTCTATTCCCTTCCAGACTCTTCTCATCCGAAACCAATGCGTCGGATCCACAAACTCCAGACCCGACTCAGATCGCTCTCTCCTTCTCCAAGGAGCTCACCGGAACCCCCGAAGCCGATCCCCAGTCCATCTCCCAGAGGTTCCACCTCAGCTTCTCCCACATCACTCCAACTCGCGACCTGATCCTCCAAACGCTCAACCTCTCCCCGGAAGCCGGCCGCGCCGCTCTAGGGTTCAACGACTGGCTCGACTCCAACGCCGCCTTCTCCCACGACGACGAAACCGTCTCCTTGTTCGTCGATTACTTCGGCCGTCGCAAGGATTTCAAAGGGATGCAAGAGATCATCGCAAAATACAAAGGCGTCGCCGGAGCCAAGACGCTGGACTCCGCCGTCGACAGGCTGGCCCGAGCTGGCCGAGCCAAGCAGGCCGTCGAGTTCTTCGAGAGGATGGAGATCGATTACGGGTTGAAACGAGACAGAGAGTCGCTCACCTTGGTGGTGAAGAAGCTCTGCGAGAAAGGACACGCGAGTTTCGCCGAGAAGATGGTGAAGAGCACGGCTAACGAGATCTTCCCCGACGAAAAGATCTGCGATCTGTTGATCAGCGGCTGGTGCGCCGCCGAGAAGCTCGACGAGGCGACGAGATTCGCCGGCGAGATGGCGAGAGGAGGGTTCGAGATAGGTACGTTGGCTTACAACGTGATTCTTGATTGTGTGTGTAAGCTTTGTAGGAAGAAAGATCCGTTTAGGCTCCAGTCCGAAGTCGAGAAGGTCTTGCTCGAGATGGAGACACGTGGCGTGCCGAGAAATACAAAGACTTTCAATGTGTTGATTAACAATCTCTCTAAGATCAGGAGAACCGAAGAGGCGATGGAGTTGTTCGGTAGAATGAGTGAATGGGGTTGTCAGCCGGATGCTGAGACTTATCTTGTTTTGATAAGGAGTTTGTATCAGGCGGCTAGGATCGGAGAAGGAGATGAAATGATTGATAAGATGAAGTCGGCTGGGTACGGTAAGGCTTTGGATAAGAAGGAGTATTACGGGTTTTTGAAGATACTGTGTGGGATTGAGAGGCTTGAGCATGCGATGAGTGTGTTCAAGAACATGAAGGCTGATGGGTGTAAGCCTGGGATCAAGACTTATGATTTGTTGATGGGGAAGATGTGTGCGAATAACCAGCTGACTAGAGCTAATGGTTTGTACAAAGAAGCGGCGAGGAGAGGTGTTGCTGTTAGTCCTAAGGAGTACAGAGTTGATCCGAGgtttttgaagaagaagagtaaggAGGTTGATAGCAATGTGAAGAAGAGGGAGACTTTGCCTGAGAAGACCGCGAGGAAGAGGAGAAGGCTCAAGCAGATCAACATGAGTTTTGTTAAGAAACCGCATAATAAGATGAGGAGGAGAATGTGA